Genomic DNA from Oceaniferula marina:
CAGGTAAATCACATTTTGCCCGAGCGTAGACCTCGGTTACGCGTCCGGCCCAAGGCTGTAACACCGCGTCCTGTCCCAGCACCACCCTGGCAATGGCACCCGGGGTCTCCAAATGACACAAGTGGTAAGGCCGGTAAAACAAGTAATACGGTCCATCCCCGAGTTTATAATAACTCAGATAGGGGATCTGCACTTCATCCCCGCAGCGACCAATCACATACACCCCACCACCTGGTTCGGCCCCCAACAGGTAATCCACCACCCCCAGCGAAGGATATTTGGAAAAATCAAACAAATCCAATGCCTGCTCGACCCGTGAAGCTCTGGGGCCTGACATCCCCTCTCTTACAGGAACATAACCCATGGCATTCGCTAGAACCGCCATCTCGATATTGAGCTTTGTCCCATCGGTATAAGCACAACACTGGATCGGGTTTAAATTTCGTTTGGCCGCCTCTCCCATCAAATCCTCAGCAGTCGCATATCGATTCAAAAAACCTTTGATGTTTCCCGCTTGCACAATATCAAATCCCCACAACTCAATTTCATGAATCATCGATGCCAGCACCCCGTGTTGATCCCCAGCATCACTGGTCATCATCACACCTTGCTGATCTGACGCAGCCAACAACTCCGGTCCAAAAGCCAAATCAACTTCCGCATTCATCAATACCAGATGCGCCCGCTCCTCAATCGCACGCAAACAATAATCCAGTGCAGGCCCGATGGTATTCGTCGATTCCACAAAAGCATCAACCGGTTCCCGGTCAAACATCTGATCAACGGACACCCCGGCGCGACATGACGAATCAAATGAGGCCGCCATCTCGGCTGATGCCAAGTCCGTATCCGCCACCCAGGACAAGTGCATGCCCGGAGTCCGGGCAATCTGCCTGGCAATCCCCATACCCATGCAACCCGCCCCGGCCAAACCGACGCGGATCGGCTGCTTCATGCTCTCAAGTTGCCGTAATTGTCTGATCATCTAATCAAGCTTGAAACTAGTCGACGAACTCGCGATGCCACAACTCAAGAATCACCAATGACATGATTTTTTTCAACGGAAGAAACCCACCCGCATCCGCAGATTGTTTTAAGCCCTGCACGGCTCCCCAGGAAAAGTAGCCACGCTGCTTCACTGCCTGCTCCGACAAACAATCATCCACAAAGCCACGGAACAGCTCAGAGGAAGCATACGTTTCCAAGGGAAAATAAAAGGGCTGCTTCTGCCGCCGCGACACCAATTCCGGCAGCTTGCGTGCCGCCAGCTGCCGCCAAATCCACTTATCCTGACGCCCATGTAACTTCCAATCATTCGGTAAAGAAAAAGCCAACTCTATCAGCTCATGATCAAGAAAGGGCATACGATACTCCAGGGAATGGGCCATCGAATTTTTCTCCTGACGAATGATCGCCCAGTCCTGTAGCCAATCGGAAAATTGATACCGTAGGTGATCATCCAACAAATCACACTCACCCACCTGTCGGCGAACAGCACCTGTATCAGCGCGCTCCGCAAGCAACAAGTCACTGAGCTCGTCAGATTCAAACAACGATCTCAAATTTACACCTTTTTGCTCAACGGTAAGCGCATCGAAACCACGCAGGTATCGCACAACTTTCTGCCGTCCCTCCGATCCGATGTCTGCGGGAAAGCGGGCGAGACGATTCAACACCCACGATGGAGCATAAGCCAAAACCCCAGCTGCGGTTTGACGCCCCAAGCCACCCAACCGATCAGCGGCAAGCATCGTCGAATGAAATGAATACCCGGCAAACAATTCATCCGCACCTTCACCACCAATCGCGACCTTACAACCCATCGATGCCGTATGAGACGCCAAGCGATCAAATGCCAATACCAAGGCGTCACCCACTGGCCGTTCCATCTGCCTCACGACCCGTGGAAGCTCGACCAAATCACCAGCTGAGCACAACACCCGCTCATGCGAAAACCCAAGAAACCCGGCAAAGGCCTCTGCATCGTCAGACTCATCACTGGCAGCACCAAAGCCGATCGAAACGGTCCTGACATCTCCACCTAACTCCTTAATATAAGAAGCTAACAACGATGAGTCCACTCCGGCGCTCAAATACGCAGCCACCGGCTCATCGCTCAACAAGGTGCGCTCCACCGCCCGCCTCGTCACCTGATCCAACAAATCCACGGCTTGCTCTGGTGTTCCGTCAAAACGTTCCGGCCCAGGAACACTCCACCACCTGCGCAGCCCACTAACAGAACCGTCAGATAAAACCCGCATACAATGACCTGCAGGAAGCGTAAACACATCCTTAAAAAAAGTAAGGGGTTCCGGCACGTAACGTAGCCGAAGGTAATCCTCCAACACCCCGGGGTGAGGCTCCCCCTTGACACCGGACGCGATCAGCCCCCGAATCTCGGATGCAAAGCGAAACATTCCATCCTGCTCACTGTAGTAAAGGGGCTTTTGACCACAACGATCCCGAGCAATAAACAAACAGTCCCTATCGGCATCATCAACAACCAAGGCAAACATGCCATTGAGGCGATCAAGCATCCCCTCACCCCAAACCTGCCATGCCTGGGGTAACACCTCACAATCACAGGAGGTATGAAACACACAGCCCAACAATTCCAACTCCTCGCGCAATTCACGATGGTTGTAGATTTCACCATTACAAACCACCCGAACCCTACCATCCGGACTGAACATCGGCTGATCACCATGCTGCCGATCAAGAATCGCCAAACGCCTGAAACCCAAATGCACCGCTCCATGATGATACTCACCTTCGCCGTCAGGACCGCGGTGCTGCATCGCCTGCCCCATCCGGGCAAGGAGTTCCTCGGCATCACCAGCCGCCGTTACCAAACCAAAGATGGCACACATAACAAATCAGGGAGACTCTGGCGGGTCGGCATACAACCACCTTTCTGATACCAAGGCATCAATCAGCACTCCGCGTTTCGATTCATCATCGCGCAAAAAACGCAGACTCAAAATCATCGCTTCCGGTTTTTCCTCTTCAAGCTCCGGTTCTGCGTCCAAACTCAAATCAATATCAATCGCGGCAAGCAGATCCTCCTCATCCTCTTCGGTATCCTCCTCATCCGTCTCGCTTTCACCCATCAGTTTCTGATCTTCGGTCTTGCCGGCCAGACGCATCAGAAAGGACTCCATCCGCTCTTCAAGATCTGACCCCCGTTCGATATAACCAAACAAATAATCATCCGAACCCAAAGACGTCAGTTTATAACATTGATAACGGGTGCGGTCACGAAAAGCGTGAGTGTAAAAATCATCCTTCTGCACCCGGACCCGCATATGCATCGGAGTCAGCGGCCGCTTTTTTACATATTCCTTCCACGCCATCGGCTGGTAAATCACCTCACTTTCCCAATCGACCAAAAACCGGGCAGGGGCCACTTGCTCTAGAAACAAATGCCTCGGTTTCCCCTTCTCAACCACTGCCTGAACATACACAAACGGCCGCTTCCCAAAGCTCACCGAACGAATCCGCTCAAAGCGGTCAAAGCGTGTCCTCCACCGCTTATGGGTCCGATAATAATCGCGCATCAGTGGCCCAACCCGATCCGGATGCCTGACCCAGGGTAGCATCGCATCCACACTGCCAGCTGCCAAATACGAGGTCACACACTCCTGCATGGCTTCAAGCGTCTCACGGGCCTCCAGATCGTCTTGTTCCTTGGCGAGGGCAATGGCATGTTTGGCGGCATTGCTTTGCTCTGGCGACGTCTCCGCCTGGAACACACCATACACAGCCCATATCCCGACCGCACAGATAGCGATTCCCAACAACACAAACCATCCCATCGGAACCACAAACCGTTGCTCCTCCCAGCGATCTTCCACATCATCACTGAGCATCTCCTCTTTGTCCAAAATTTGAGAGAGATTTGGCTTCGGGGCGCTCAGCTTGAGATTTTTCAATCGCTCTGAGCGCTGTTGCTGCTCACGAGTGCCCTCAGCCCGCAGGCTCTTGTTTCCCTTTTTCTTTTTTGAGGGAACCTGTCGGGTCACCAGCTTTTCAGGATCTGTCCCTGATTTCTCATCAGCGCCCTTTGAAGAAAAGGCACCCATCATCCATGCCAGATGACCAACCTTCTTAGCCGGGCTAGGCTCAACAACCTCCGATTCGCCCTCATCCTCTTCTTCGTCTGCCCGGATCTGGGCCAGAATTTCCTCTTTCTCCTCTTCTTTGAGGTTTTTGTAAAACTTTCCCTTTTTTAAATAGCGCGACACCTGATCCTCATCACTCAACTCCTCGCTCTGAGGTTCATCATAATCCTCCGGCAAATCCTGAACCGGCCTTTCATAGTCCAGTGACGTTTTTTTGGGGAGTTTGATGATTTTTCTCATAGTCCTTTACAATGGGACATCACTTCAGATGAAAAACACAAGATGTTCACCTTATGTCTCACCCCAAATCGTCCTGTCCTATTAATGCAGAGATGTTTCTGCGGATTCAAGTTCAAATCCAAAAAGCCCGTAAAGAGCAAGCGCAGCGAGAAAAGAGGTTTCGTCAGAAAAAAGGCCTTGGGTTTTCACCACGCCTCATCTCCAGCCATGATCAAACCCTCAAGTCCAGCCACTGCTGCATGGTTTCAGCCGGATTATTGGCCCGCATCAGGGTTTCACCGACCAGAATGGCATTCGCTCCGGCTTCGAGCACCCGAACACAATCCCGGGCATCCTTGATCCCGGATTCACTCACCAGGAGAACATCCTCCCCAGCCTCATCCGCCAGACGCTCCGTGGTTGCCAGATCGGTTTTGAATGTCTTCAGGTTGCGATTGTTAATCCCAATCAAATCCGCCCCCAAATCGAGCGCCCGCTCCATCTCCGCCAAGTCGTGCACCTCAACCAGAACATCCAACTGAAAATCGCGGGCCGCCTGATACAAGCGATGCAAAGCCTCATCATCCAGAGCTGCAACAATCAACAGGATCGCATCCGCCCCGGCAATGATCGCTTCATAAATCTGCACCTCGTGCCGGATGAAATCCTTCCGTAACAATGGAATATTGGAAATCGGAGAAATCTTGGTCAGATCCGACAACGAACCTTTGAAATAGTTTTGGTCCGTCAAGACGGACATACAGCTGGCCCCGCCGTCAAGATACATCCGAGCCTGTTTCAGAGGATCAAAATGGGGGTCAATCACTCCGGCCGACGGCGATGCATGTTTGACTTCGGCAATAATCCCCAAACGATCCGGACCGCGGTCCAGCGCAGCCCGAAAGCCTCCGAAGTCGTTTCGTTCAAGCGCTGCGGCTCGGTATTTCTCCAGTTGAGGCAAAACCGCCTCCACCTCACGAAGCTTCTGCTCCATAATCTCGCTGAGAATGTCCATGCGCAGCTTTGTAATGCGGGTCCTCGAAGATTCAAGTTTCAATTGCGTCAGACACGCAACCACCGAATATTGAGCCAGCCACAGGCCTGCACCTCGGCAAAGACCGACATAATCTGGAAAAGCTCAACTTTTTTCCAAAAAAACCTTGCCTGCAACCGATCTCCGTGTAAATAAGCCCCCGCGCAAGCGAGGCACCAACCTCAATCGAGGGCCAAGCGAACGCAATACACCAATCGCGGGTGTAGCTCAGTGGTAGAGCGCGACCTTGCCAAGGTCGATGTCGACGGTTCGAATCCGTTCACCCGCTCCAGCTTTCATAAAGCCCGGATAACTTCATAATGTTGTCCGGGCTTTTTTGCGTCCAGACACAGAGGATGAGAACACCGTTCGAGTGCACGACGCAGTGCCGTGCGCCACGGCATCCTGGCGCCCCAAGATTCCATCGGAATCTTGCACCTTCGCACAGCCTGAGCGAAGCGAAGGCAATCCGTTCACCCGCTCCATTGATTTTCAAGGGCTTAGGAGAAATCCTAAGCCCTTCTTCGTGTCTAGGTGTCGCAATTCCAGGGTCTACACCAAAGTTTGGGGACAAGGCATTTTTTTCAATCGTTAAGGAGTTGGGTTAAGCGCAGCTGTCATGGAGCAACACGGGTGGCGAAGCCACTGGCGCGGGCCAGCCCTTGACAGCAAGCGCACGGCGATAGGGTCATCGTAAATAAGGGTCGGGTGCTTCTGCGAACCGAGGGTTCCAAAAAGGGTCAAAAAAGACCTCAACTGGGGACGACCATGAACGTGACACTCATGAGCGTAAATACCGCTCCAGGGGGAAATGATGGCGCTGCATCGAGGATAGCTGACCCTCAGATGCTCCCCGTTTGACGCTCCCGCGACTTCAGGAAAGTGATGAAACAAGACGCCTGGCCTTAGCTACCGTAGCCTTGGAGATCTCCTGTTGTATCGGGTCATCGACCACTTGAGCGGCGAGTAGCTTGCTCAGTTTCTCGGCAAAACGGAGCGTGCGTTTTTGAGCTGCATTTTCGGAAACTTTGGCCGCTTGCCACAAAGTTTGCCAGTGTCGTAGCCTAAGCTGATGCGATGCATATCTGCTGCCGATTTTCATCGCCATATTGGGTGATAATTCAGGGTAATGGCTGGTCGATACCAGATCATACAAAGGGGCCAAACGGGCGGTATGCCGCCCGGATTTTGACTCATAAAGAAAAGAGAAATTCTTACCGTGGGCATCGTTATTACCGATCAGGAAATTAAAGGTCACGGCATCGAGCAGATTCAAAATATCCGGTGCGGGAGTGCTGGAAACCTCCCTGACCAAATCGAAACATTGTGCCAGTGACGGGCCTCCCTCATTTTGATATTTCATGTGAGGAGGCAGTCCAAGGGCCTGACAGCAATCCTCCTGATGTAATCGGATCAGTTGGCCTCCTTGATCTGTGTGGCGGTCGTATCGCTCCGCCAATAAATATTCAATATCCTCACACTGACCGATAGAAACCTTGGCAGTGGGCAGGCCCGCCATGGCGGCAAGCTCCATGCAAAATGCCTCATTTTGCACCAAGCCTTCGAATCTCGCCCCCCCTAGACTGGCTGGCTTCAAAATATGGGTGCTGGGAGCATTATGAAGAGGAAGGGAAATTTTCCCATTCTCGACATAGACGGCGAGTTTGTTTTGCGCTCCGGCAAGGGAAAGCCTGATATCCTTGCTTCCCGCCATCAGGGGCCGATGAGGTAACTCTCGGAGGATTTCGGCAAGCTCCGCTTCACCAAGGAGACGGTATTCGGGCTTGCTCACTGGCAAGGTCAATCCGGCAGGAATAAAAGTCACGGCTCCAGCGCACTCTCCACCGATTTGCTCCAGTAGAGCAAAATCGTTGCGGGCACTGATGCCTAAAATGGAAGCGATAATCTCACGATTTTGCTCTTCAGGTAACACTCCGGCAAAAAAGCCCTGACATTCCTTTCCCTGATAACGCTCTGCCCGAAGTGGCAGGGAGTGGGAAAGCGGCACGCTGTTCGGTTGGTTCAGCCATGACGGGTCATAGGCAAAGGAAATCCTCCCATGCTTGTCCTGTTCTAGCTGACCCGCAAGCGAGTCATGAAGGTAAACATCAAGTTGTTTGCTCATGGTTAGTGGCTTTCCGTGGGAAGTGTAAGATCAATGTGAATGCCCAGTGCGCTCAAAACCGATAGGGTTTTTCCAAGGTGACAACTAGGCTTGCCATTCTCTAGATCAGAAATAAATCGTGTTGCCGTGCCCGATGCCAGGGCGAGGTCAGACTGAGTAAGTTTAAGAGCTTTCCGGGTTTTCCGAATCACTTGGCCGATATCTTCAGGTTTCATGGTTATCTCGTTTTTTATTACCGCTCGGGAATACTATCGCTTAAACACGATTAATTCAACACTTTATTACCGTTCGGGAATAAAGTGACCCTCTGAGGTCATATCACAAAAATTATTACCGCTCGGTAATAAATATTCTGTTAACCCGATTTTAACCCTGCCACGATAGAATGATCCATGAGGTGAACATGGCAAAGACATACGAGCACCGGAGAATTTCACTAGCTGGCTACGTGCCACCTGCACTGCTATGGACACACACATGAGCGGGCAGATGGCACTCGGGCGAAGCGAAGGCAATCCGTTCACCCGCTCCAGCTTTTATAAAGCCCGGATAACTTCATAATGTTGTCCGGGCTTTTTGGGTCTACATCAAACCTACTTATCACCTGCAGCGCTCAATCGAACCGAAGCTGCCGCCTGCTTCAACGCCTTCGCCTTGGGAACCTTGGATTGCGTCTGTTTGACTTCTTGGTCATAAAAAGCACTATAAAACACACAGGCGCCTAGAAAGTTGCCAGCGGCGGCCGGATGGCTCCCATCCTTGGCATACAAACCAACGTCATCCCCCGCCTTCCGCACCCGGGACCAGACCTCCCCGACCGGAACCACCCACACGCCTCCACCGGCTTTGGCAGCCTGCCGATAGCCATGCTGCAATCGTTGCTGCATCGCCTGATAGCTATCACTGGGAAACATCTTGGCATTGGCCTTATCACCATCCTTCCGCCCCCATGTCAAAAACAGGACCGGAATCGCATCCGCATCACGGATCGCTTTCACCAGAGACTTTACAGCCGGGTCCATCAGCTTTTTCCTCTGCTGTTCTTCGAAAGAAGGGATTTGGCTCTGCTCCTGTAGCACCACCACATCCCAGTTCCCCTTGCCAATCCGGCCCAAGGTCTCTTCTGATTTGGCATGTCTTTTCATCGTCCAGCCACCTTTGGTCACTTGACTCACCTCCACATTCCGACCCTCAGCTTCGGCAATTTTTGCAAACTGCTTGGGAATTTTAAAACTGTAACTGTTTCCGACAAACAAAACCCGGAATGGCTTTGCTTTTTTAACCCGATCCACCAGAGCCTGGTGTAAAACCCGCCCCTCGGCATCGGGAGTGTTAACCGCCTGCCCCTTCGCTGTCAGCGTCACGGTCACCAACGCCAGCATGCCTATGCATAGTCTCGCCCTCATCATCATCCATGGCTTGTTTTTCTGATTCAACATATGATTTTTCATTACGTGTATTCTGGTCCGCTTCTGGCAAC
This window encodes:
- a CDS encoding DUF4886 domain-containing protein produces the protein MTLTAKGQAVNTPDAEGRVLHQALVDRVKKAKPFRVLFVGNSYSFKIPKQFAKIAEAEGRNVEVSQVTKGGWTMKRHAKSEETLGRIGKGNWDVVVLQEQSQIPSFEEQQRKKLMDPAVKSLVKAIRDADAIPVLFLTWGRKDGDKANAKMFPSDSYQAMQQRLQHGYRQAAKAGGGVWVVPVGEVWSRVRKAGDDVGLYAKDGSHPAAAGNFLGACVFYSAFYDQEVKQTQSKVPKAKALKQAAASVRLSAAGDK
- the asnB gene encoding asparagine synthase (glutamine-hydrolyzing) codes for the protein MCAIFGLVTAAGDAEELLARMGQAMQHRGPDGEGEYHHGAVHLGFRRLAILDRQHGDQPMFSPDGRVRVVCNGEIYNHRELREELELLGCVFHTSCDCEVLPQAWQVWGEGMLDRLNGMFALVVDDADRDCLFIARDRCGQKPLYYSEQDGMFRFASEIRGLIASGVKGEPHPGVLEDYLRLRYVPEPLTFFKDVFTLPAGHCMRVLSDGSVSGLRRWWSVPGPERFDGTPEQAVDLLDQVTRRAVERTLLSDEPVAAYLSAGVDSSLLASYIKELGGDVRTVSIGFGAASDESDDAEAFAGFLGFSHERVLCSAGDLVELPRVVRQMERPVGDALVLAFDRLASHTASMGCKVAIGGEGADELFAGYSFHSTMLAADRLGGLGRQTAAGVLAYAPSWVLNRLARFPADIGSEGRQKVVRYLRGFDALTVEQKGVNLRSLFESDELSDLLLAERADTGAVRRQVGECDLLDDHLRYQFSDWLQDWAIIRQEKNSMAHSLEYRMPFLDHELIELAFSLPNDWKLHGRQDKWIWRQLAARKLPELVSRRQKQPFYFPLETYASSELFRGFVDDCLSEQAVKQRGYFSWGAVQGLKQSADAGGFLPLKKIMSLVILELWHREFVD
- the trpC gene encoding indole-3-glycerol phosphate synthase TrpC gives rise to the protein MDILSEIMEQKLREVEAVLPQLEKYRAAALERNDFGGFRAALDRGPDRLGIIAEVKHASPSAGVIDPHFDPLKQARMYLDGGASCMSVLTDQNYFKGSLSDLTKISPISNIPLLRKDFIRHEVQIYEAIIAGADAILLIVAALDDEALHRLYQAARDFQLDVLVEVHDLAEMERALDLGADLIGINNRNLKTFKTDLATTERLADEAGEDVLLVSESGIKDARDCVRVLEAGANAILVGETLMRANNPAETMQQWLDLRV
- a CDS encoding homoserine dehydrogenase; the protein is MKQPIRVGLAGAGCMGMGIARQIARTPGMHLSWVADTDLASAEMAASFDSSCRAGVSVDQMFDREPVDAFVESTNTIGPALDYCLRAIEERAHLVLMNAEVDLAFGPELLAASDQQGVMMTSDAGDQHGVLASMIHEIELWGFDIVQAGNIKGFLNRYATAEDLMGEAAKRNLNPIQCCAYTDGTKLNIEMAVLANAMGYVPVREGMSGPRASRVEQALDLFDFSKYPSLGVVDYLLGAEPGGGVYVIGRCGDEVQIPYLSYYKLGDGPYYLFYRPYHLCHLETPGAIARVVLGQDAVLQPWAGRVTEVYARAKCDLPAGTKIEHAIGGDAFYGMIDCCSPARVPIALLECEPGGQKPILARGLQKDEPLHWEDVEMPSGHLGDRLAHLQAEL
- a CDS encoding helix-turn-helix transcriptional regulator translates to MKPEDIGQVIRKTRKALKLTQSDLALASGTATRFISDLENGKPSCHLGKTLSVLSALGIHIDLTLPTESH
- a CDS encoding type II toxin-antitoxin system HipA family toxin; amino-acid sequence: MSKQLDVYLHDSLAGQLEQDKHGRISFAYDPSWLNQPNSVPLSHSLPLRAERYQGKECQGFFAGVLPEEQNREIIASILGISARNDFALLEQIGGECAGAVTFIPAGLTLPVSKPEYRLLGEAELAEILRELPHRPLMAGSKDIRLSLAGAQNKLAVYVENGKISLPLHNAPSTHILKPASLGGARFEGLVQNEAFCMELAAMAGLPTAKVSIGQCEDIEYLLAERYDRHTDQGGQLIRLHQEDCCQALGLPPHMKYQNEGGPSLAQCFDLVREVSSTPAPDILNLLDAVTFNFLIGNNDAHGKNFSFLYESKSGRHTARLAPLYDLVSTSHYPELSPNMAMKIGSRYASHQLRLRHWQTLWQAAKVSENAAQKRTLRFAEKLSKLLAAQVVDDPIQQEISKATVAKARRLVSSLS